GTATAGGTGTCGCTCAAAGTAATCGCCAGCCCTCCTGTCTCTCTCTTCGCAACAGTCTCAATTTCTCCCTTTTCATTCTCTTTCCTGTCAGCTATCATTGTCTCTTTTTCCTTGCCACCTTTTTCAGTTTCCATACGATTTGGTTCCTGCATTTCTTCTTTCAATGCCCGGCGTATTGCTTTGAGCTGAAATCCCTGCTCTTTCATCGACTTCACTCTCTTCAGGCGATTGACATCATCCGCCGTGTAATAACGGTGTCCCAGCTTGTTCCTCTTGATCGGCAGTTCCAGTTCATCTTCCCAATATCGCAGGACATGACTCTCTACTTCTACCTGTTTTGCCGCATCTGAAATCATGTACATTTTCTGTTCCATACTTTTTCCTCCTTATGATAATTTTCTCTGTTTCCAAACCGCCGCAGCGTATTGATACATTTTATAAAAACAAAAAGGACAGGCATCCTTTGCTTGTCCTCTTTCGTATGAAATATGTATTTTTTATTTCTGTATATTTGCGAATTTCGTGTAATCCGGCAGCCAGGCCAGATTCACCGTCCCGATTGGACCGTTTCTCTGTTTCGCGATAATAATCTCCGCCACGCCTTTAATATCTGTGTCTTTATTATAATAGTCATCTCTGTATATAAACATGACCACATCTGCATCCTGCTCTATGGCACCCGATTCACGAAGATCGGAAAGCATCGGTCTGTGATCCGGTCTCTGCTCCACCGCACGGCTGAGCTGTGACAATGCAATCACCGGAACATTCAGTTCCCGGGCAAGCGCTTTCAGAGACCGCGATATGTCAGATATTTCCTGTTGTCTGGAATCCGTACGGCCACTCCCTGACATTAACTGAAGATAATCAATGATAACAATCTTCAAATCATGCTCCAACTTATACTTCCTGCATTTTGATCGAAGCTCCGATATGCTGATTCCTGGCGTATCATCAATGATCAGATTCGACTTTCCGATAATACCGGCACTCTCAATTAGTTTTTCCCATTCCGTATCTGTCAGATTTCCGGTACGGATATGCTGAGAATCAACTTTTGATTCCAACGAAAAGAGACGATTCACAAGCTGCTCTTTTGACATTTCCAGACTGAAAACAGCAACTGTCTGGCTTTGCTTGAAAGCCATATACTGTGCGATATTGAGTACAAATGCCGTCTTCCCCATCGAAGGTCTCGCTGCTATCAAAATCAAATCGGAAGGCTGCATCCCGGCTGTTCTGTAATCCAGATCAATAAACCCTGTGGGAATGCCTGTCACCACTCCTTTATTTTTGGAAGCCATCTCAATCCTGTCCATAGCATTCATGACGATTTCCCGGATCGGCACATAATCGCTGCTGTTTCTTCTCTGTAGCAGATCAAAGACTCTCTTTTCCGTGTCTTCTAATATCGTCTCCAGATTTTCTTTACCGACATAGCAGGTATTGGCGATCTCTTCATTCAAACGGATCAGCTTACGCAGCGTTGCCTTTTCGGAGACGATGTTGGCATAATATTTGATGTTTGCCGATGTGGGCAGGCCCGTGATCAAGTCACGGATAAATTCCAGACTGCTGATCTCCGGAGGCACGTCTTTCTCTTTTAGCCGATCCTGTAATGTGACGACATCAACAGGTTTTCCTTCGTCATTCAGTTCAATAATCGCCTCAAATACGGCTCCATACTGCTTGCCGTAAAAGTCTTCTCTATGTAATAACTCGGCAGCTACGACGATGGCTTCCCGGTCCATGATCATGGAACCGATCACAGACTGTTCTGCCTCCACACTGTGGGGTAATACCCGTTTTAACAATGCCTCTTCCATTTCTGCCATAGTTCTCTTTTGCCTCTGTTACTCTTCCTGTACTTTTACTTTCAGCTTTCCTGTCACCTTCTGGTGAAGTTTAACCGCAACCTCATAAACGCCAAAACTTTTGATCGGCTCCCCAAGCTGTATCTTCTTCTTGTCAATTTCCATGCCACATTGCGCCTTCGCCGCCTGCGCGATCTCTTTGGTCGACACCGAACCAAATACTTTGCCGCCCTCGCCGGCTTTTATCTTAACGACCACTTCTTTTGTTTCCATATCCTTCGCAAAAGCCTGAGCCGCTTCAAACTGCTCCTGAGCAATTTTTTCTTTATTTGCCTTTTGCAGTTTTAAATCATTGAGATTTTTTGAGGTCGCCTCTACGCCGAGCTTTTTGGGTAAAATATAATTTCTGGCATAACCGTCATTGACCTCGATAATCTCTTCCTTTTTGCCGAGACTCTTCACATCTTCCAATAATATAATCTTCATTATAAATCGCCTTCTTCCATCATTCTGTCTAAAGTAGCTTTCATTATCGATACAGCTTCCTGTAACGAAATGTTTTCCATCTGCGCTCCCGCGATGTTCATATGACCGCCGCCGCCCAACCGTTCCATGATAACCTGTACATTGACTTCGTCAATCGAACGGGCGCTGAAATATATTTTACCCTGGAACTGCGTCATGACAAAGCTTGCCCTGATGCCTTTGATATTCATCAGTTCATTGGCAGCCTGCGCACCGATCACAGTAGGACTCTTTACGCCATCGCTGGAGCAGGTAGACAACGCATAACATTTTTTATAAATTTCCGCCTGTCTGACAACGTCCGCCCTTGTCTTGTATTCCATCGCATCTTCACGAAAGAGCTTTCTCACCCGGGTCACATCGGCCCCATTCCTGCGCAGATACGCCGCCGCCTCGAATGTGCGGACCCCGGTCTTTGTTGTAAAGTTGTTCGTATCAATGATGATGCCCGCATACATGCTGTCGGCCTCCTCGGCTCTGGGCCTGATACCATCCTTGATATATTGCAGGATTTCCGTAACCATTTCACACGCCGACGAAGCATATGGCTCTACATAAGACAAAGTTGCATTTTCTATTGTCTCCGAACCCTGTCTGTGATGATCGAGCACAACGATCGACTTGCATGTGTGCAGCAGTTCCGGACATTCCGTAATACTCGGCTTGTTGACATCTACAACGATCAATACCGTATTGTTTTCCGATGCCTCGATTGCCTGTGCACTGTTAATGATCAGATCTTCCTCATATTCAGGATTGTCCTGAAACATAGCAAGCAGAGGGCTGACCGACGTTGTAACATCATTGATTACAATATGTGCTTTTCTATTTAAAGATTTTGCGATCCGGTAGATACCGATCGCCGCCCCAAAGCTGTCCACATCTGCCATTCGATGGCCCATGACAAGTACTTTATCTTTTGAAGAAATGATCTCATTTAAGGCATGGGCTTTTACTCTCGCCTTAACCCGTGTATTTTTCTCTACCTGCTGGCTTTTCCCGCCATAATACGTGATAGAATCCGATGTCTTAACGACCGCCTGATCACCGCCCCGTCCGAGTGCGAGATCGATAGCGGCTCTGGAAAATTCATAATTTTGTGTATTGCTGAGCCCGTCCAACCCGATGCCAATACTCAACGTGACTGCCATTTCATTCCCGATATTGACCGTCTTCACATCATCCAGAAGATCAAATTTATTCTCTTCCAGGCAGAGAACGGATTCCTTGCGCAAAATAATAAAATACTTGTCCTTCTCCAGCTTCTTGGCAATGCCGTCCATCGAAGCGATGTATTTATTGACCATCCGGTCGATCAACGCAATCAAAAGAGAACGTCTGACTTCTTCCACACTTTCCAGTGCTTCCTCATAGTTATCCAGATAAATCATTCCCACAGCCAGAGACTGATTATCATTCTCCCTCAGAGCGATCTTCAACGCCGTTTCATCATACAGGTAAAGGGCGATCAGAAATCCTTTATAATTCGGTTCCTGAAAGATCTCACTGTTTACTGCCATATCCCGCAGGGAAATTTTTTTCATCTTTACCGTAAATTCACTGTCTTCAAATACCAGTCCCGTCTCCGTCTCTTCCTCCTCACCGGGGAGCCTGTCCTTTGTCAGTTCCGGAAAAACGGCGGTAATTGCTTTGTGATAGCCTTTTTCTTTATGTATTACTTTTTCGAATGCTTTATTCGTCCAGATGACCTTTCCGCCCTCATCCAACAGCGCATAGGGAATCTCCATTTCCCGCAAAAGTCGTTTCTGAATCTGTCCATACTGTGTCGCAAAGCTGATCAGCTCGTTCATAATAACCGGTTTGTTATAGAACATCAGCATAAAAATAACTGCAAAATAAACAATCAAAGCCCCTGTGAGCAAAAGACCTGAACGGTAATCCATCAGGTAAATACCAAAATTTATCAGTACGAGCCAAATACCAAGCAACATGGAACCCTGAAGATATAATCTCAGTCTTCCTTTTAGCTTAATCCTTTTTTTCATTATGTTACCTCTGGGCAGATACCTGTTTCGTTTCTTTCTATATCAAAATATATATCTATCTGCCAAAACAATATGCTATCATTATAGCATTTCTTTCTTCTAATTGCTATAACATTATGCAGCCAAATATAAGGAGATTTTGTCTGATAATGACAAATTCTGTCAGATATTGTGCGTTTTTATACGTGGTTTGTCGATGAAAAATCGGCAGGGGCAGGGAGGTGGATTAATGTCTTTTAGACAATGACATTATTATAACTCTTCTTCGCTGGCTCTAATGTCTGTATTTCTTCTGCAACTTGCTTTTTATTTTTACTGGATAATAATCTTTCATAAAAGAAGGAATTTATCTGACACCCTAGTTGTCTGGTACTCCATCGGGATTTTACAGCTTCCTGCATATAAAATTCTGGCATATTTTTCAAATTGGCAACAGTAAATCCTTTTCCAAAGTCCTGTGTCATATGCTTTGACAACTCTTCTAGCAAGCCTTTACCATACTCTGCTTTTACATTGATTACGCTGTCGGATTTTTGTGAGAAAGCATTACAACCGTCTCCACATGCACAGTCTGCGGAAACATGTCCACCGGCCTGACCCGTTGCAATTCATAACCGCCTTCACACAGTATCTTCAAGTCTCTTGCCAGCGTCGCAGAATCACAGCTCACATATACGATCTTCTGCGGGCGCATCTGCAGTATCGTCTCCAGGCATTTCTCATCACAGCCTTTGCGCGGAGGATCTACTACGATCACGTCCGCATGAATGCCCTCTGACGCATATTTCTCCGGAAGCACATTTTCTGCCTTCCCCACGATAAACTCCGCATTGTCAATTCCGTTGAGCCTTGCGTTTTCTCTGGCATCCTCGATCGCCTGCGGAATCACTTCGACTCCATAAACCCGGCCTGCCTTGCCGGCCATGAAAATGGAGATCGTGCCAATACCACAATACAGATCCCATACCGTCTCCGTACCATGCAGGTCCGCATATTCCACTGCCAGCTCGTACAGTTTCCTTGTCTGTACCGGGTTGATCTGGTAAAACGAAAGCGGAGAGATGGAAAATGTTATTTCCCCGATCTGATCTCTGATCGTCCTGCTGCCCCAGAGAGACACGACTTTCTCGCCCATAATCACATTCGTTTTCTCCCGATTGACACAATATGACACACTCGTCATACCTTTGATCCGAATCAGATCTGTTGTCAGTTCTTCCGCAAAGGGAAGACTCTGACCATTGATAATCAGGCAGACCATCAGCTCCCCGGTCGCAAATCCCTTGCGGATCAGTACATGGCGGATGAGCCCCCGGCCGCTACCTTCATCATAAGCCTCAACCTTATAGTTACGCATATAAGAAAGTACCGCCTCTAAAATCTCCCTGTTTTCTAAAGTCCCCAGCGCACAGTCCGTATTGGCAATAATCGTATGCGTCCTGCCCGCATAAAACCCTACTACTATGTCATTGTTTTTGTCTGTTCCAATCGGAAATTGTGCTTTATTGCGATAATGAAACGGCGTTTGCATCCCAATGATCGGTTCGATCTTCCGTTCAATCAGTTCTGCCGGAAACCCGCCCAGGCGGATGAGATTGTTTGCCACTTTCTTTGTTTTAAATTCCAGTTGTCTTTCATAAGAAAGCACTTGAATCTGACAGCCGCCGCACTGCTTATGAAAAGCACACATCGGCTCTACGCGAAAAGAAGAAGGTGTCACCACCTTCTCCAGTCTGGCATAACCATAATTTTTCTTCAGCTTTGTCACTCTGGCCTCTATGGTATCACCGATGACCGCGTCTTTGACAAAAAAGGGAAAACCTTCCGCCTTACCAATTCCCTGGCCTTCCGCACTCAAATCTTCAATATGTAAAAGGATAATATCATTTTTCTTATAAACCATTTTCCGCCTTCTCTTCGCACTATACCCTAATGTCACAGTTTGAACTGCTCTGCTTTTTCCCTGTTTTTCCTGTCATTCTTACTTTTCTTCTACCTGTGTCTTTTTTACATTAGACTCGAACAGGCGGTTAAAGCCAAGCCAGCCATCGCCCTGTGCATTTTTCAATATCTCGGTAAATGTCTGCATCTTTGCATCGGTATTGTCCGCAAAGTTGAGTGCAACCGCCTCTATGAGCGCCGGCTTTTTCGGGGAACCAAATTCATATTCTCCGTGATGCGCAAGAATACAGTGCTTCAGCTCGCTCTCCAGCTCTTTGGGAAATCCTTTCACTTCACGCACTTTTTCTCCGATCATTTCAGAACCCATCACAATATGTCCCAAAAGCTGTCCTTCATCCGTATAATCATTTTCCGGAAACAGGGAAAGCTCTCTTGTCTTCCCAATATCATGGCAGAGGGCGGCCGTCAGCAGCAAGTCTCTGTTCAACAGTGGATAGGCACTGCAATAGTATTCACACAGACCGGCAACCCCCAGAGTATGTTCCAGCAGGCCTCCGACAAAACCATGATGTACGGTTTTCGCCGCGGACGATTGTTTGAACGCCCTGACAAACGTTTCATCGTTTCTGAAAAATGCGTCCAATAACGCTTTCAGACTATTGTTGGAAACACTGTCAATGATCTTCAAAAGCCGGGCGTACATCGTCTCGATGTCCTGTTCACTGACCGGAAGGTAATTGCCCGCGTCATATTCCCCTTCCCTGCAGAGGCGCACCCGCTTGATATTTACTTGCAGCGCGCTCTGAAAGCTCGTCACTTCACCATAAACCTCAATATAATCCAGACTGCCAAACTCTTCGATTCCGGCATTGTTCGGATCCCATATTTTAGCATCAACCGTCCCTGTTTTATCCTGCAGGATAACATTCTCGTAGGCCTTTCCGTTCTTTGTCACCGCAGACTGCTTATGCTTACATAAATAAATGTCAAATACTCTGTCGCCTTCTTTATAGTCCTTGATATATTTCATCAATCTGATA
The sequence above is a segment of the Lachnospiraceae bacterium JLR.KK008 genome. Coding sequences within it:
- the rplI gene encoding 50S ribosomal protein L9; translated protein: MKIILLEDVKSLGKKEEIIEVNDGYARNYILPKKLGVEATSKNLNDLKLQKANKEKIAQEQFEAAQAFAKDMETKEVVVKIKAGEGGKVFGSVSTKEIAQAAKAQCGMEIDKKKIQLGEPIKSFGVYEVAVKLHQKVTGKLKVKVQEE
- a CDS encoding DHH family phosphoesterase, whose product is MKKRIKLKGRLRLYLQGSMLLGIWLVLINFGIYLMDYRSGLLLTGALIVYFAVIFMLMFYNKPVIMNELISFATQYGQIQKRLLREMEIPYALLDEGGKVIWTNKAFEKVIHKEKGYHKAITAVFPELTKDRLPGEEEETETGLVFEDSEFTVKMKKISLRDMAVNSEIFQEPNYKGFLIALYLYDETALKIALRENDNQSLAVGMIYLDNYEEALESVEEVRRSLLIALIDRMVNKYIASMDGIAKKLEKDKYFIILRKESVLCLEENKFDLLDDVKTVNIGNEMAVTLSIGIGLDGLSNTQNYEFSRAAIDLALGRGGDQAVVKTSDSITYYGGKSQQVEKNTRVKARVKAHALNEIISSKDKVLVMGHRMADVDSFGAAIGIYRIAKSLNRKAHIVINDVTTSVSPLLAMFQDNPEYEEDLIINSAQAIEASENNTVLIVVDVNKPSITECPELLHTCKSIVVLDHHRQGSETIENATLSYVEPYASSACEMVTEILQYIKDGIRPRAEEADSMYAGIIIDTNNFTTKTGVRTFEAAAYLRRNGADVTRVRKLFREDAMEYKTRADVVRQAEIYKKCYALSTCSSDGVKSPTVIGAQAANELMNIKGIRASFVMTQFQGKIYFSARSIDEVNVQVIMERLGGGGHMNIAGAQMENISLQEAVSIMKATLDRMMEEGDL
- a CDS encoding HD domain-containing protein, with amino-acid sequence MKYIKDYKEGDRVFDIYLCKHKQSAVTKNGKAYENVILQDKTGTVDAKIWDPNNAGIEEFGSLDYIEVYGEVTSFQSALQVNIKRVRLCREGEYDAGNYLPVSEQDIETMYARLLKIIDSVSNNSLKALLDAFFRNDETFVRAFKQSSAAKTVHHGFVGGLLEHTLGVAGLCEYYCSAYPLLNRDLLLTAALCHDIGKTRELSLFPENDYTDEGQLLGHIVMGSEMIGEKVREVKGFPKELESELKHCILAHHGEYEFGSPKKPALIEAVALNFADNTDAKMQTFTEILKNAQGDGWLGFNRLFESNVKKTQVEEK
- the dnaB gene encoding replicative DNA helicase; this translates as MEEALLKRVLPHSVEAEQSVIGSMIMDREAIVVAAELLHREDFYGKQYGAVFEAIIELNDEGKPVDVVTLQDRLKEKDVPPEISSLEFIRDLITGLPTSANIKYYANIVSEKATLRKLIRLNEEIANTCYVGKENLETILEDTEKRVFDLLQRRNSSDYVPIREIVMNAMDRIEMASKNKGVVTGIPTGFIDLDYRTAGMQPSDLILIAARPSMGKTAFVLNIAQYMAFKQSQTVAVFSLEMSKEQLVNRLFSLESKVDSQHIRTGNLTDTEWEKLIESAGIIGKSNLIIDDTPGISISELRSKCRKYKLEHDLKIVIIDYLQLMSGSGRTDSRQQEISDISRSLKALARELNVPVIALSQLSRAVEQRPDHRPMLSDLRESGAIEQDADVVMFIYRDDYYNKDTDIKGVAEIIIAKQRNGPIGTVNLAWLPDYTKFANIQK
- a CDS encoding helix-turn-helix domain-containing protein, which produces MEQKMYMISDAAKQVEVESHVLRYWEDELELPIKRNKLGHRYYTADDVNRLKRVKSMKEQGFQLKAIRRALKEEMQEPNRMETEKGGKEKETMIADRKENEKGEIETVAKRETGGLAITLSDTYTVKERETQNKEDKSYRLQILLKNMMLEAIQEGNEKFCEQIKESVLKELDYQFRVQEEREEARESERMKREEEHFKKIDELIREKAEKKEKRKKHSFF
- the rlmD gene encoding 23S rRNA (uracil(1939)-C(5))-methyltransferase RlmD, with product MVYKKNDIILLHIEDLSAEGQGIGKAEGFPFFVKDAVIGDTIEARVTKLKKNYGYARLEKVVTPSSFRVEPMCAFHKQCGGCQIQVLSYERQLEFKTKKVANNLIRLGGFPAELIERKIEPIIGMQTPFHYRNKAQFPIGTDKNNDIVVGFYAGRTHTIIANTDCALGTLENREILEAVLSYMRNYKVEAYDEGSGRGLIRHVLIRKGFATGELMVCLIINGQSLPFAEELTTDLIRIKGMTSVSYCVNREKTNVIMGEKVVSLWGSRTIRDQIGEITFSISPLSFYQINPVQTRKLYELAVEYADLHGTETVWDLYCGIGTISIFMAGKAGRVYGVEVIPQAIEDARENARLNGIDNAEFIVGKAENVLPEKYASEGIHADVIVVDPPRKGCDEKCLETILQMRPQKIVYVSCDSATLARDLKILCEGGYELQRVRPVDMFPQTVHVETVVMLSHKNPTA